The proteins below are encoded in one region of Heliangelus exortis chromosome 22, bHelExo1.hap1, whole genome shotgun sequence:
- the URM1 gene encoding ubiquitin-related modifier 1, translating to MAAPVSLQVEFGGGAELLFDGVKKHQVTLPCQPEPWDIRNLLKWIKQNLLKERPELFMQGESVRPGILVLINDADWELMGELDYKLQDQDNVLFISTLHGG from the exons ATGGCGGCGCCCGTGTCGCTGCAGGTGGAGTTCGG aggTGGTGCAGAACTCTTGTTCGATGGTGTCAAAAAGCATCAGGTGACTTTGCCCTGTCAACCAGAGCCTT gGGATATCAGAAACCTGCTGAAGTGGATCAAACAGAATCTGTTGAAAGAACGACCAGAATTATTTATGCAAGGGGAATCTGT GAGGCCAGGAATTTTGGTGCTCATCAACGATGCAGACTGGGAACTAATG GGTGAGCTGGATTATAAACTCCAGGACCAGGATAATGTGCTCTTCATCTCGACACTGCACGGCGGGTGA
- the CERCAM gene encoding inactive glycosyltransferase 25 family member 3 — MGAAGPLCALLLLLGTGTSTGTGPAPPTGPAPPTVVVALLARNAQHSLPHCLGALERMDYPTGSIALWCATDHNLDNTTAMLQEWLGAVGKDYHSVSWKVQEEPSSYPDELGPKHWSDKRYENLMRLKQEALTYAREQQADYILFVDTDSILTNNQTLKFLMAQNKSVVAPMLDSQTFYSNFWCGITPQGYYRRTADYFPTKNRQRVGCFSVPMVYATFLIDLRKEETSRLAFYPPHPNYTWAFDDIIVFAYSCQAAGADVHVCNQQRFGYINVPVKAHQTLEDECANFVHLTLEAMVDGPPMQRSRHISLLPKPLTKMGFDEIFLINLVRRPDRRWRMLLSLQELGIAPRVVDAVDGSTLNSSDIKVLGVDLLPGYYDPFSGRTLTKGEVGCFLSHYNIWKEIVSRGLERSVVFEDDVRFEAAFPARLQRLMEELEGAQQDWDLIYLGRKQVNVEDEAPVEGVRNLVVAGYSYWTLAYTISYRGAQKLLAAKPLSKMLPVDEFLPIMYDKHPNEDYKQHFAPRDLLVFSAHPLLVYPTHYAGDSNWLSDTETSTIWDDDAKKTNWAGSQKTLRDTRGSTGHLRSAARDEL, encoded by the exons atgGGCGCCGCGGGACCGCTGtgtgccctgctcctgctgctgggcaccGGTACCAGCACCGGCACCGGGCCAGCCCCCCCCACCGGGCCAGCCCCCCCGACCGTGGTGGTCGCCCTCCTGGCCCGTAACGCTCAGCACTCTTTGCCGCACTGCCTGGGAGCCCTGGAGCGCATGGACTACCCCACGGGGAGCATCGCCCTATG GTGTGCGACAGACCATAACTTGGACAACACGACGGCGATGCTGCAGGAGTGGCTGGGGGCGGTGGGCAAGGACTACCACTCGGTGTCCTGGAAGGTGCAGGAGGAGCCCAG CTCCTACCCCGATGAGTTGGGACCCAAACACTGGAGTGACAAACGCTACGAAAACCTGATGAGGCTGAAGCAGGAGGCTCTCACCTACGCCCGGGAGCAGCAGGCAGACTACATCCTG TTCGTGGATACCGACAGCATCCTGACCAACAACCAGACCCTCAAGTTTCTCATGGCACAGAACAAGTCAGTGGTGGCTCCCATGCTGGACTCACAGACATTCTACTCAAACTTCTGGTGCGGCATCACACCCCAG GGCTACTACCGCCGGACAGCTGACTACTTCCCCACCAAGAACAGGCAGCGGGTGGGCTGCTTCTCCGTCCCCATGGTCTACGCCACCTTCCTCATTGACCTGCGGAAGGAGGAGACGTCACGGTTGGCTTTCTACCCCCCCCATCCCAACTACACCTGGGCCTTTGATGATATCATTGTCTTTGCCTactcctgccaggcagctg GTGCGGATGTCCATGTCTGCAACCAGCAGCGTTTTGGCTACATCAACGTCCCCGTGAAAGCCCACCAGACCCTGGAGGATGAATGTGCCAACTTTGTGCATCTGACACTGGAGGCCATGG TGGATGGGCCCCCCATGCAGCGCTCCAGGCACATTTCCCTCCTCCCGAAGCCTCTCACAAAAATGGGCTTTGATGAA aTCTTCCTCATCAACCTGGTGCGGAGGCCGGACCGGCGCTGGCGGATGCTGTTatccctgcaggagctgggaatcGCCCCACGGGTGgtggatgctgtggatgggaG CACCCTCAACAGCAGTGACATCAAGGTGCTGGGGGTGGACCTGCTCCCTGGGTACTACGACCCCTTCTCCGGCCGCACACTCACCAAGGGTGAGGTTGGCTGCTTCCTCAGCCACTACAACATCTGGAAGGAG aTCGTGTCCCGGGGGCTGGAGAGGTCGGTGGTCTTTGAGGATGACGTGCGCTTCGAGGCCGCCTTCCCCGCACGGCTGCAGCGATtgatggaggagctggagggggcACAGCAGGACTGGGACCTCAT TTACCTGGGGAGGAAGCAGGTCAACGTGGAGGACGAGGCACCCGTGGAGGGCGTGAGGAACCTGGTGGTGGCCGGGTACTCCTACTGGACCCTGGCCTACACCATCTCCTACCGTGGGGCACAGAAGCTGCTGGCTGCCAAGCCCCTCTCCAAAATGCTGCCAGTGGATGAGTTCCTGCCCATCATGTACGACAAACACCCCAA TGAGGATTACAAGCAGCACTTTGCCCCCCGGGACCTGCTGGTGTTTTCAGCTCATCCCCTCCTGGTTTACCCCACCCACTATGCTGGGGACAGCAACTGGCTGAGTGACACCGAGACCTCCACCATCTGGGATGATGATGCCAAGAAGACCAACTGGGCTGGCTCACAGAAGACCCTGAGGGACACGCGGGGCAGCACCGGCCACCTCCGTTCTGCTGCCCGTGACGAGCTCTGA